A window from Salinigranum halophilum encodes these proteins:
- a CDS encoding C2H2-type zinc finger protein: protein MYGDDSDSYRCEVCGKEFETKRALRAHVHAVGLVD, encoded by the coding sequence ATGTACGGCGACGACAGCGACTCGTACCGGTGTGAGGTCTGTGGGAAGGAGTTCGAGACGAAGCGCGCCCTCAGAGCCCACGTCCACGCCGTCGGACTCGTCGACTGA
- a CDS encoding J domain-containing protein yields MDRDRLVLGLAAVFAGLTVLLVVLSFTQQLFLLVLAVPFAATTYFMWYQASGRLQERTRTRRVRAGSRFRGPQGGQAGPTGPGGFGAGAQRQGQSQSRFGGQQASSGPSQREAYRTLGLDPGADEAAVRSAYRERVKEVHPDRPSGDEDEFKRVNRAYERLTEEPT; encoded by the coding sequence GTGGACCGAGACCGACTCGTCTTGGGGCTCGCGGCCGTCTTCGCCGGCCTGACCGTCCTCCTAGTGGTGCTCTCGTTCACCCAGCAGCTGTTCTTGCTCGTCCTCGCCGTCCCGTTCGCCGCGACGACCTACTTCATGTGGTATCAGGCGAGCGGCCGACTGCAAGAGCGGACGCGGACCCGGCGCGTTCGGGCCGGCAGTCGATTCCGCGGCCCACAGGGTGGCCAGGCCGGGCCCACCGGGCCCGGCGGGTTCGGTGCCGGTGCCCAGCGCCAGGGACAGAGCCAGTCCCGATTCGGCGGCCAACAGGCGTCCTCGGGGCCCTCACAGCGCGAGGCGTACCGGACGCTCGGACTGGACCCCGGTGCCGACGAGGCGGCCGTTCGGAGCGCGTACCGTGAACGCGTCAAGGAGGTCCATCCGGACCGCCCGTCGGGCGACGAGGACGAGTTCAAACGCGTCAACCGGGCGTACGAGCGACTGACCGAGGAGCCGACGTGA